From Brassica oleracea var. oleracea cultivar TO1000 chromosome C3, BOL, whole genome shotgun sequence, a single genomic window includes:
- the LOC106328383 gene encoding probable BOI-related E3 ubiquitin-protein ligase 3, translating to MAVEAHHLNPLCSPNVAGDFLYRDMMHPLEANSFVYNNQIRYGNVPAATTPFNPTVECQSSLLNPTYNISPVDYLVHQSIKPTIHSVDSSVTFNSENNGNNVDFLRPGSSSSPRKRRREESVLVSPMPSQKRSIDPLMFLGQDLSSNVQHHSFDIDRLISNHVEIMRLEIEEKRRTQGRKIMEAIEQGLMKKLKAKDEEINHIVKLNFYLEEKVKSLCVENQILRDVAQSNEATVNALRSNLQQVLADVERREETTAADDTQSCCGSNNEGDSKEKWRLVGEAQDTITRTMCRSCGKGEASVLLLPCRHMCLCTVCGSSVNTCPVCKSPKNASLHVNLSS from the exons ATGGCCGTTGAAGCTCACCATCTTAATCCTCTGTGTTCTCCTAACGTCGCGGGTGATTTTCTTTACAGAGACATGATGCATCCACTTGAAGCAAACAGTTTCGTCTATAACAACCAGATCAGATATGGCAACGTTCCAGCAGCTACGACGCCGTTTAACCCCACCGTGGAGTGTCAAAGTTCTCTGTTGAATCCAACTTACAACATCTCACCGGTTGATTATTTGGTTCACCAGTCTATAAAACCGACGATTCATTCCGTTGACAGCTCCGTTACGTTCAACAGCGAGAATAATGGCAACAACGTTGACTTTCTTCGTCCTGGTTCCTCCTCGTCTCCGAGAAAACGCCGTAGAGAAGAATCAGTCCTTGTTAGTCCTATGCCAAGCCAGAAACGTAGCATTGATCCTCTCATGTTCCTTGGTCAAGACTTGTCTTCTAACGTCCAACATCACAGCTTCGATATCGACCGCTTGATCTCTAATCAC GTCGAAATAATGCGACTGGAGATTGAAGAGAAGAGAAGGACGCAAGGTAGGAAAATAATGGAAGCTATTGAACAAGGTTTGATGAAGAAACTAAAAGCCAAAGACGAAGAGATCAACCACATAGTTAAACTAAACTTCTATCTCGAAGAGAAGGTTAAGTCTCTATGCGTAGAGAATCAGATATTGCGTGACGTGGCACAGTCTAATGAAGCCACCGTGAACGCTCTACGTTCAAACTTACAACAAGTTCTTGCCGACGTGGAACGTAGGGAGGAGACTACGGCGGCTGACGACACGCAGTCTTGTTGCGGAAGCAATAACGAGGGTGATAGTAAGGAGAAGTGGAGGTTAGTGGGAGAGGCGCAGGATACGATAACAAGGACGATGTGTAGAAGCTGTGGAAAAGGAGAAGCAAGTGTGTTACTGTTACCATGCAGACACATGTGTCTATGCACAGTGTGTGGATCTTCGGTTAACACTTGTCCGGTCTGTAAATCTCCAAAGAACGCTAGTCTCCATGTTAATCTTTCCTCGTGA